The segment GGTGACGGAGGGCAGGGGGTGGTTGACTTGGCATGGGTGACAGGCTACAATCGGGTCGGTGGCCTCAGAGAGGGTGTCTGATGACGCAGAAGCAAGTCATGCAGAGTCTTCACGGCCTAATGCCGGAACTCCGCGCGAAGTTCGGAGTCACGGGCATCGCGCTTTTCGGGTCATTCGCAAGAGGGGAGGCAGGCCCTACGAGCGACGTGGACCTGGTGGTGGATTTCGACGACAAGGCCACGCTCTTCGAGTTGAGCGGCTTGGGAGCCTTCCTCGAGGAAAGGCTGCAACTCAAGGT is part of the Planctomycetota bacterium genome and harbors:
- a CDS encoding nucleotidyltransferase family protein; translated protein: MQSLHGLMPELRAKFGVTGIALFGSFARGEAGPTSDVDLVVDFDDKATLFELSGLGAFLEERLQLKVDLVPRRAIRAEIRESILREAVSV